tttttactgttgaataaataagtttttttacAGCTTCCCACCAAGTATTCTTTTTATATATGCGGAGTGAAAAACACTACGCTTATTGCTAAAGGTCGATGCTTTACTGTATTTAAATCTTTTCTGAAATGTTTCTTTCTCTATGTGACTTCTAGTTTGccatatttttttggaaaaagtaGTTTTAGTGACTGAATGATTATGCTATGATTAATATatttctattaatttttttcaggtGGAATAGTTGGAATCATTTCAACTGCATGATTGATGAAAAAATGATAAGAGACACTGGTTAGGAACTATTTCTCAATTAGTTCCCATTATAATTTCAGTTTCTCTCTGTTTTGTTTaggaatatttaaatttgagcTTTCTTTCTTTACCAGCTGATGCTCTAGTCTCAACTGGTCTTGCAAAGCTGGGATACAGATATGTCAATATTGGTACTTTTCAATCTtctaataataaattttcttgatttttttaatcaagCATACAATATAAATGTTACACATTGATTTATCTAACTCGGGAAACTTGGGGACTTCTGTTAGATGACTGCTGGGCCGAAATTTCTCGCGACGAAAAGGTTCACATTTCACAGCATTTAATGCAAAGATTGGTTTTATGTTATGCATTTTGTTCCTTTGTCTCTttattaattttcttgaaaatcatATTTCAGGGTTATCTGGTGCCTAAGAAATCCACATTTCCTTCTGGGATGAAGGCTTTGGCTGACTATGTTCATGGAAAGGGACTTAAGTTGGGAATATACTCAGATGCTGGGTAACCTTGGCTATATACGTACAATACATACATGCATTGTTTTAATGTGCTGAATTATAAATATTGTTGTGATACTGTGATCTACACTGGTTTGCAGCTATTTCACTTGCAGCAAAAAAATGCCCGGTTCACTCGGCCACGAGGAACAAGATGCCAAAACTTTTGCTTCTTgggtaataattttttttcagtttGGAACCACTTGTTAGAACTGCACTGAAAAAATCCCACCACAAGTGCTCCTAGGCTCGAGCTTAGCAAGACTTGGCCCTTAAACGAAGCCTGAGCCTTAACTGCGAACCCCAATTTAAATGTGGAGATGATAAATTTAAGATGATTGCAAGATGATAATCATTCATTTTCAGGTGAGATCGGAcagattaaaataatttgaggcTTGTGTGTCACATCCCCGGCCCCAGTTGTTTTTGGGCCGTCCGTCTGAGCCAAGGGCGATCAAACTAACCAGATTCTACCATATTAAATGAGCTGCATGTCATGCCTTACTTTGCACCTAGCCACTACAAAATCCATGCACTTTACTGCACCTTGCATCTAAATTTTCATTACTACGATTCATATGATAATATTTGACTGAGATTTCTCTATTCAGATTCAAAAAATAATCGAAAACACATTGAATCTTGAGTAGCCTTGTTGATTAACCATCTCTGGTTCTTGTTTTTCACTACAGAAAGTCTTGGTTTATTATATTCTGCAGGGCATTGATTATTTGAAGTATGACAATTGTAACAATGATGGATCAAAGCCATTAGTTCGGTAATAAGAGttaaatatttcaattcgaTGTCATTTTTCACATTCTTTTGCATCTTCCCAATTCAGTTCTTTGTTTCTTTTCTACTCTTATATAGATATCCAGTGATGACCCAAGCTCTGATGAACACAGGACGCCCTATCTTCTTTTCCCTTTGCGAATggtgacataaaaaaaaatatttatcacacGAGTTCTACTTTTTGTCGATTGTTGACGACTTTTGTGCATAAAATAAACAGGGGAGATATGCACCCGGCCACATGGGGTTTTAAGATAGGAAACAGCTGGAGAACTACAAATGATATATCTGATAACTGGGATAGgtataaaaaattcattttttgtgTAGTTTAACAGTTCAAGATCGTCTTTGTAACTAAAAACCgtgattttgaatcttattgATTATTATACAGCATGGTTTCGAGAGCAGATCAGAATGAAGTTTATGCTGAGTATGCTAGGCCTGGTGGCTGGAATGGTTAGTATAATGAGTACATGGGGTGAAACTAAATTAAAGCTTACAACTTCGTTTCCGAATTTAGGCCCTGACCCGTGTTGTGGATCATGTCCTGATTATTACGAAATATCCAAATTTTTCTGTGTAAAATGAATGCAGATCCTGACATGCTTGAGATTGGAAATGGAGGAATGACCAAAGATGAATACGTAGTTCATTTCAGTTTGTGGGCAATCTCCAAGGTCTCCCCACAttacttgcaaagaataacatatacttattttaataaaaattcctCAGATTCCcatctttttcttgatttgttcTCATTTCAGGCGCCTCTTCTTATCGGTTGTGATGTGAGAAATACAACAAAAGACATATTGGATATAATAGCCAATAAAGAGGCCATTGCCATCAACCAAGGTGAGTATATAACCAAATCATCGACTGCTATATCTTATTCTCAAGGGTCAAAAATCATAGAAACTTCCGAAAAATACACTAATCATCCAAGAACAAGGGGATTTTAgcaacatatttaaatttttatcctcTTTCGAATTTCGCGTGGATGCTAGATGCATTTTTCCCACATTCtatcaaatatttataattttttaacataacataAAATTCTTGTAACAGACAAACTAGGAGTTCAAGCTAAAAAGGTTCGAATGGAAGGCGATTGGGAGGTACTACTCCATCCTCCTCTGGTCACCTTATCACACAAACAGTAACTTGCGATTTCATAAGCTGTacgtatatatgtatgtataggtTTGGGCTGGACCGCTTTCTAAGTACAGAGTGGCACTGGTGATTCTGAACCGAGGGGCTTGGCGAACGGCCATAACCGCTCACTGGGATGACATTGGGATTCCTGTTGGCAGCACTGTGGTTGCAAGAGATGTGTGGGAGCACAAGACCTTAAAGACAAGGTTTGTagggaatttgacagcaacaatAGATCCACATTCATGCAAAATGTATGTATTGAAGCCAGTTTCTTGAATGAAATTATAATCTTTGAGGGGTGAGAATTAAATATAGCAATCACCCTTGCAATGCAATAATGGTGTTGGTTCCattaatttctaaataaaatgaaatgcaTAACCAACTCTGATATCTTGGTGTACTTTTTTAAGTTTCAAGTATATTCATCCTTGTAACAATGATGTGGATTTTTTAAATCTATATTGTTTAGTGCTTTATTGATGACATaaattagtttttatttattaaaagtatgttttaatttaatattaataaatataatatattaaatttttatattaaaaaatattcacatattcaaataatttccaaaattatacatcattaattagaaaataaGACAATTTATAATGCCGTGGTGAAGTTGATGATGGTCGATGGCGAGACTCACAATTTTAATTACCTATAAATTtgcaattattttaatatttatataataaaattcttAATGCACGTattctcaaaatataaaattaaaggaGTGtgtaaacaaataataattacaatttaaaatcgagtttggatataaaaaaaaaaatttattcgagAAAAGCATAAACTTGCAATATAATATGAGGATAAACTTCGCTATAATTATGcaatttacaataaataattGACAAAAATTATCCGACacgatccatgaaaaatattagcttttatgtccaaaatattatttttcactccaATTTTTGTTTGTTAagttatgaaaaaaatattgttttctgTATATGATTATTtgagataaatatattattttagatgTGGAACAAATCGACccttcttaaataaaataaatattatgaataaatatccaaataattttttttgtctcCGCTcttataattttctttatttaacattaaaaaaaaattgtcttgAAATTCAatgcaatattttaaaagagaGAATCATAATGACATTaggaaacaatttttttatcaacaaaattacaaaaaaaattgctCAAGATAGAAAATTAAAGTACAAATTGATTAATCAACTTCATATTTTGCATGTATCTAAATAAAGGTAATAGAATTCAAAAACATGCATGTTTAccttaaaattttgaagaatCATTTGAGGATATAGTAtgaattttgaaaaagaaaagaagttaAAATGGAATGTGTTTAATGAAATGAGGAGTgtaaataatattatctatttCAAAAATACATGATATAGATAGAGATAAAGGTAAAGGTATAAATTTAGTTCATATCAACCAATGGCAATACAAGTTGGGTGGGGTCACCTCTTATTTCTTATAGAGAATGAGTTGACTTTGAAATGTCATTTATAAAAGAAATGATCCTACAATTTTGTCCGAaggaattttttatttgaaacacCCAAATTCTTGTTGAATTGTttgtttttagcataatatagTACAATAATATATAAATGGAGGCATGATTATTTTCATAGTTAACAATTTGGTTGTTATTTAACAACTACTGCTACTAATGCCAATAATGATTCTGAAATCAAGAACAGAAGGAATCTTCTTGAAAGTGGCCTTGGCTTAACTCCTCCGATGGGGtaaattgttgtttttttttacaaatcttTGGCAGATTTTTTAAGGGTTTTTCTTTATTCTTACATTTTTTTGAAGcttaaaaaattgtattttcttggtttttttttcctttcttttagAGTGTCTTCTAGGTGTCTTTATTGATTTGTGTGGACACCGAAATTAAACATCGTGTAGAGAATTTATTGTATAAATCTCTTTTTTTTGTTGGCTTTCTTTCTTTATCTAACTTTTTCTCGAAAATGTTTTGGAAAGGAGCATAAGTTGGGAACATACGCAGATGCTGGGTAATTTTGACTGTATACATACATACGTGAAAAGGGGAAATTAAAAATTGTCATGCAGAAGAGCATGTTTTGGTACCGTAAGTCGTCAAACTTTCTTATTCCGATAAGTTGGTCTTTTCTcatttttagtcatttttcttgGAATGCTGACGTGGTGTCGGATCAACAATATCTAACATGTCTACATTGATAGGTGCCGCATCATCTATACATGACGTTTCGTTAGTGGACTAAGACCATACTTTGACCGACAAACAAGATCGAAAACCAAAACATGACGGaagaaatttgtaatttttcctaCATGCATGCGTTATTCTCATGTGCTGAATTATAAACAGCGTTGTGATTGTCATGCGCATTTGTCTGCAGTTATTTCTCCTGCAGTACAGAAATGCCCGGTTCACTTTTTGTACGAGGAACAAGATGCCAAAACTTTTGCTTCGTGGGTAATACTAGCCTTTTAGTTAGGAATAAATTGTTAGAAAGGCATTGAAAAAAGCCGATAAGGCGTGCGTCGGGCTCGAGCTTAGCAAAACTAGAGCTCTTCAATTGTATTGAATATTGATCACCCTTGAATTAAAAAAAGGATGTGGCTGACAAATCACTgctataaaatatgatatttatgcatgaaaattctGTTCTAAAAATAATCGACTTAATTTTATGGTCTAGTTCGAGAGGGAGTGTGTGTGTGCGCTACAAACAAACGTTATCTCGTAAATAGGACCGCAGTTGGAATATCACAAGGTGGAACTCAGATGAAAAAACTAACCACCATTACAACAAGTTACAACTATGTATATAAATTAACCATGATAGGCAAGATCCAACTTTCAATTGCAGTTATGTCAAAAGAGGGCGCAGCGAGCAATCTATGTTCCATATGAAGTAATACCCTTTTACAggacatataatataatttgaaaatatggTAGAATTCTGCAAAAATTCACTTAGAACTAAGACATCCAATAATATGACATATGGGGATGGAATATTTCTCTCTTCCAATCTAGCATGATTAATGCCCGATAGAGTtcgaaaaattaataatgtgatGAGTTGTAAATTATCTGAAACTGTGCTGGTATTATAGCTAAGCTGGTAGAAATACAATGAAATTAGGAATAAAAAAGTGAACACACAATCACATTGCATATGCTCTCAAGGACAATAGCACAACTGAGGAACCTTCTGATTCCGTTACATATTTGCCCCACAAATTTCAACCAAATGTGAGAAAGCTTTATAAAATATCCAACAGAAATAAATCAAGTTTGTACAAATTTCACTAAGGTGCGATCCTCTCATCTTCTCTAAGTACAtaaatattcatatcatcaagCTTCTCTCAACTACATATAGAGATGCAAGTCAAGAGACGTTTTGGGTCAGACAAACAATGCATTTAGACAGACAGGTAATACAAATTTGCGGGTCAGGCCTAACTGTAGAGTAAGAAGGTTGTGAATCGAATAAATTCGAGTTAAAAGAATAATCGGTCAGTGGTGGCATGAATCTACACAGGCTGCCAGAAGTTTGAAAGAAGCATAACACCAATTTGCAGTACCGTAAAAAAAAATCGTAGCTACTGACCAGTGTATAGTGTAATGAATGTTAATGATTTACTCATGAAACTTCTTGAAGAGCCAGATTCAGCTCATGCGCAGACTTGGCCATAGAACCCCCTCTCCTGCAAAATTGGCAAATAGAATTGAAAGCACGCAGAATTGCCAAGGTATTTGCATAACCTTCATGTGAAACATGAAATCCATACCTCGTAAGGGCGGGCAGGCAGAGCTTCACTTTCTCAAGTTCCACAAAGCAGAGATTGCAACGCTCCAGCCTTACCACAATATAAAGCAAGGGAAACATCTTCCGATCAGATACATTACATAATTATCAATGTTTCAAATAATATTAGTGAATGAAACAAGCATGTAATCAAGGAATGAACCAACCGAACCTTTGCTCTGCCTCAATATCCACACCAACAGGTGATTGGGCTGATAACGAAGCGTAGATCACTGATCCAAATACTCTGACCAGCTTTAGAAGCATGCCCAATGAAATTTCTTGATGCCTAaagaaaaatagtttttcaGATTCTATATAACAATCACAACAGATCTGATGTTTTTGGGGTCATCATGGACAACAGCCAACTGCGTGAATAAAATGATGTATGCATTCATCTTATCATTCGAATAAGAGACCGACCAGCGCCAAACAATGTTACCCAAAAGGTACAGTGGTCACTTTTTCATCCACTAAACGTTGTGTTGCTGATGAGAACCATCACGTTAACATGAATACCAAAGAGAATAACCCTAGCAAGCATAAGATGCAACATCTAGCATTAAGTATGAATAGCATCCAGCAAAAGGTCCCTGAAATCATCTTTCTTCCCTCAGGTCCCACTTGTTCGGCAGCACAAAGAAATGTGACTAAAGCATTTTTGGGCCTTCAAGAAATCCTCAGTTCTCAAAATTATTCCCTTCTGCTAATCGAATCCAAATTCAGAAACATACAGAATCTACAAAAGGTTGGATGTTAAATAAAAGATAAAccttttaattatatttttaacaaaaaaagaccctgtttacTAAAAAGAGACTACATTCTTTAACCTAGGTAACATTCAAAGTTAATGGGATGAAATAGAAAcgttattaaagatttttataagAGTTATATTTACCTATCCATATTACTTTCAAGCAGTCCGGTAAGGAGTGGCAGAAGACAAACACAAATGTCTAATGTAACCATATCGATCTTTTCTGCCAAGAGGCTCATTACGTCAGCAAGCACCTGCATTACGAGGAAATATAAGTACTCCACTGCTTGCACAGGCAATATGAAGATGGCATTGGACATTGTTCTGCTATTGGTAAAGCAGAAAACAAGAGCTGCTTCTATCTACAATATTGGAAGAACAACACTTACACTATGATCACTCATTTTGCTGATAGCACTAAGAACACCTTTGATATCATGCCTTTGCCAGTAGCTGTGGACTACCTGCAGAGTTAGTGC
The DNA window shown above is from Primulina huaijiensis isolate GDHJ02 chromosome 12, ASM1229523v2, whole genome shotgun sequence and carries:
- the LOC140990548 gene encoding alpha-galactosidase 1-like; translated protein: MEASFLAVSTIWLLLIVTAATATYDAEIKNRRNLLANGLGSTPPMGWNSWNHFNCMIDEKMIRDTADALVSTGLAKLGYRYVNIDDCWAEISRDEKGYLVPKKSTFPSGMKALADYVHGKGLKLGIYSDAGYFTCSKKMPGSLGHEEQDAKTFASWGIDYLKYDNCNNDGSKPLVRYPVMTQALMNTGRPIFFSLCEWGDMHPATWGFKIGNSWRTTNDISDNWDSMVSRADQNEVYAEYARPGGWNDPDMLEIGNGGMTKDEYVVHFSLWAISKAPLLIGCDVRNTTKDILDIIANKEAIAINQDKLGVQAKKVRMEGDWEVWAGPLSKYRVALVILNRGAWRTAITAHWDDIGIPVGSTVVARDVWEHKTLKTRFVGNLTATIDPHSCKMYVLKPVS